Proteins encoded by one window of uncultured Draconibacterium sp.:
- a CDS encoding endonuclease domain-containing protein: protein MDSDNPNKKPGWQTANKNFYKQYKDHREKLKNEMTKAEKLLWEKLRNKQLGVKFRRQHIIDFYIPDFVALSIKLIIEVDGKIHQFKKREEIERTSRLAAIGYKVIRFTNEEIENDIEKVVRSIKNEVDKLTPPNLPKGEE, encoded by the coding sequence ATGGATTCTGATAACCCAAACAAAAAACCAGGCTGGCAAACTGCAAATAAAAATTTCTATAAGCAGTATAAAGACCACCGCGAAAAGCTGAAAAATGAAATGACCAAAGCGGAAAAGTTGCTTTGGGAAAAGTTAAGAAACAAGCAGCTTGGCGTAAAATTCAGAAGACAGCACATTATAGATTTTTATATTCCTGATTTTGTCGCACTTTCAATCAAACTGATCATTGAAGTGGATGGAAAAATTCATCAATTTAAAAAACGTGAGGAAATCGAGAGAACCAGTAGACTTGCTGCAATCGGCTATAAAGTGATACGTTTTACAAATGAAGAGATTGAAAATGATATTGAAAAAGTTGTTCGATCGATAAAAAATGAAGTCGACAAACTAACCCCACCTAACCTCCCCAAAGGGGAGGAATGA